DNA sequence from the Flavobacteriales bacterium genome:
AGGTGTCCGATCTTAACAAAGAACTGGATGTTCTCAATGAGGATCTTTGCCATCACCCGTTTCCCTTTGATGCAACTTTACTCCAGGTGTCTCTCAAACCTACGGTGCGGTTAAATACCGGTTTCCCTGGTTGGCTGTGAACCGTATCCACGCAAAAATATCCAAGGCGTTCGAACTGATATTGGGTACCGGGTTCAGCCGAGGCTAGGCCCTTTTCCAGTATACATCCGTTCACAATATTCATGCTGTCCGGATTCAATCCATCCAGAAAATTCTCAAGTGTATTGGGATCTTCATCTTTAAACAAACGATCATAAAGGCGAACTTCAGCCTGGAGATTTTCAACTGCCGAGACCCAATGGATGGTTCCTTTGACCTTTCTACCATCCGGTGCATTTCCTCCCCGGCTGTCTGGATCGTAGGTACAATGAATTTCTTTTATAGAACCGTCATCCGCTTTTATCACCTCATTACAGGTAACCAGATATCCATACCGAAGACGAACTTCAGAACCTAGAGATAAACGAAAATATTTCTTCGGCGGATCTTCCATGAAGTCATCCTGCTCAATATATAGTTCCCGGGAAAATGCAATTTTCCGTGAACCTGCGCCGGGATCTTCGGGATTGTTTATCGCATCCATCTGCTCAACCTGTCCTTCAGGGTAATTGGTGATGACAAGTTTTACCGGATTCAACACGGCCATTACCCTGGGAGCGATCTTATTCAGGTCTTCACGCACATTGAACTCCAGCAAAGCCACGTCAATGATGTTTTCACGTTTCGCCACCCCTACCCTTTCACAAAAATTACGGATGGATGCAGGTGTATATCCGCGGCGTCTGAGGCCCCGTAAAGTCGGCATTCTGGGATCGTCCCAACCCTCAACATGCTTCTCCTTCACCAGTTGCAAGAGTTTCCTTTTGCTCATGATGGTATAGTTGAGATTGAGGCGCGCAAATTCGATTTGTTTTGGCCGGGGATCAATCTCAAGTTGTGTCACAAACCAATCGTAAAGTGGTCTGTGTACTTCAAACTCCAGTGTACACACGGAATGGGTGATACCTTCGATTGCATCGGATTCGCCGTGGGCCCAGTCATACATCGGATAGATACACCATTTATCTCCGGTCCTGTGGTGCCTGGCCTTTCTGATGCGGTACAACGCCGGGTCACGAAGATGCATGTTCGGGGATGCCATATC
Encoded proteins:
- a CDS encoding glutamine--tRNA ligase/YqeY domain fusion protein; the protein is MEEITKKAPNFIEQIISDDLVNRGYTRVHTRFPPEPNGYLHIGHAKSICLNFGLAKTYNGLCNLRFDDTNPLTEEDEYVQSIQEDIRWLGFDWGDRQYFTSDYFDQLYDWAVILIRKGKAYVCDMTADEVAAGRGTPTIPGKESPWRDRSVEENLDLFEQMKNGVYENGQKTLRARIDMASPNMHLRDPALYRIRKARHHRTGDKWCIYPMYDWAHGESDAIEGITHSVCTLEFEVHRPLYDWFVTQLEIDPRPKQIEFARLNLNYTIMSKRKLLQLVKEKHVEGWDDPRMPTLRGLRRRGYTPASIRNFCERVGVAKRENIIDVALLEFNVREDLNKIAPRVMAVLNPVKLVITNYPEGQVEQMDAINNPEDPGAGSRKIAFSRELYIEQDDFMEDPPKKYFRLSLGSEVRLRYGYLVTCNEVIKADDGSIKEIHCTYDPDSRGGNAPDGRKVKGTIHWVSAVENLQAEVRLYDRLFKDEDPNTLENFLDGLNPDSMNIVNGCILEKGLASAEPGTQYQFERLGYFCVDTVHSQPGKPVFNRTVGLRDTWSKVASKGNG